In Hyphomicrobiales bacterium 4NK60-0047b, a single genomic region encodes these proteins:
- a CDS encoding arsenate reductase family protein: MSIVIHHNPECGTSRNVLEIIRAFAKEPVIIDYINEGWTKAQLQALFAAANITPREALRTTKSPAKELGLTDPTVADEKLLEVMLEHPVLVNRPIVCTKKGVALCRPSEAVFKLLDVQSGTTYTKEDGEVITAP; the protein is encoded by the coding sequence ATGTCTATTGTAATTCATCACAATCCAGAATGTGGAACTTCACGCAATGTATTAGAGATCATTCGAGCCTTTGCAAAAGAGCCAGTTATTATAGACTATATAAATGAAGGCTGGACAAAGGCGCAATTACAAGCCCTTTTTGCCGCTGCCAACATAACGCCGCGCGAAGCTTTGCGCACAACAAAATCTCCGGCCAAAGAGCTTGGCTTAACTGACCCAACAGTGGCAGATGAGAAATTGCTAGAAGTGATGCTGGAACATCCAGTGCTAGTAAATCGCCCAATCGTTTGCACAAAAAAAGGTGTGGCTCTGTGCCGACCATCAGAAGCAGTCTTTAAATTACTCGATGTGCAATCAGGCACAACATATACAAAAGAAGATGGCGAGGTGATAACTGCGCCATAA
- a CDS encoding LysR family transcriptional regulator: MSITLQQIRYFLGVAGEKQISAAARNMNVSQSAVTLAIKDLEMHLGVSLFIRHSSGLTLTEAGETFLRNALSIDREVKNAIESVKVENKAMSGIIRLGVTHTLSGYFVFPFLSDFKKLFPDINIQLEELKREDLELKLISDEVDLALMVTSNGEKNLRLTSKVFHQSQRHLWVGSHHELLDKKKVYLKDLKNYPFVSLNADECGTSAKTYWQTREEKPNEVFASTSIEAVRNMVAIGEAVTILSDVLFRAWTIDGKRLQKIALADKIHPLEVGVVWRKGRKLNQLEKLFCSKLYEQKS, encoded by the coding sequence ATGTCTATTACTTTGCAGCAAATTCGTTATTTTCTAGGTGTGGCGGGAGAAAAACAGATTTCGGCAGCCGCAAGAAATATGAATGTTTCTCAATCAGCAGTGACCCTTGCTATAAAAGATTTGGAAATGCACTTAGGGGTGAGTTTGTTTATCAGGCACTCGAGTGGACTAACATTAACTGAGGCAGGCGAAACATTCTTAAGGAATGCGCTTTCAATTGACAGAGAAGTTAAAAATGCAATTGAGAGCGTGAAAGTCGAAAATAAAGCGATGTCCGGTATCATCAGATTAGGAGTAACTCATACACTCTCGGGGTATTTTGTTTTTCCTTTTCTATCGGATTTTAAGAAACTCTTTCCAGACATCAATATTCAATTGGAAGAATTAAAAAGAGAAGATTTGGAACTAAAGCTTATCTCTGATGAGGTTGATTTAGCTTTGATGGTGACATCAAACGGTGAAAAAAATTTGCGGTTAACATCTAAAGTCTTTCACCAATCGCAACGACACCTTTGGGTTGGCAGTCATCATGAATTGCTAGACAAGAAAAAGGTTTATTTAAAGGATCTAAAGAACTATCCCTTTGTTTCTCTCAATGCGGATGAATGCGGGACATCTGCAAAAACATATTGGCAAACTAGAGAAGAAAAACCAAATGAAGTTTTTGCTTCAACATCCATTGAGGCTGTACGGAATATGGTCGCTATTGGGGAGGCTGTAACGATCTTAAGTGATGTGCTTTTCAGAGCGTGGACAATTGATGGCAAGCGACTGCAGAAAATAGCACTTGCAGATAAAATTCACCCGTTAGAAGTCGGTGTTGTATGGCGAAAGGGGCGAAAATTAAACCAGTTAGAAAAGCTGTTTTGCTCGAAATTATACGAACAGAAAAGTTAA
- a CDS encoding DsrE family protein produces the protein MKKLSVAILGLFSVLFSNPAVAEPQKNIVTIVTSSHAQTQLMAMVLTMQAVKQGANAHILLCGDAGDMALKDAPKTVTAPQKPKGMSPQKLMKLIMEKTKTKVEVCALYLPNKDMKASELIDGITAANPQKMGQRLLVDNVRILSF, from the coding sequence ATGAAAAAACTTTCAGTTGCCATCTTGGGATTGTTTAGTGTTTTATTTAGTAACCCTGCTGTTGCAGAACCCCAGAAAAACATTGTGACGATTGTGACATCTTCGCATGCTCAAACTCAATTAATGGCGATGGTTTTGACAATGCAGGCCGTTAAACAAGGGGCAAATGCTCATATTCTACTTTGTGGCGATGCTGGGGATATGGCTTTAAAAGATGCGCCCAAGACGGTTACTGCTCCACAAAAGCCAAAAGGAATGAGCCCGCAAAAACTCATGAAGCTGATTATGGAAAAGACGAAAACAAAAGTTGAGGTCTGTGCTCTTTACTTGCCGAATAAAGATATGAAAGCTTCAGAACTTATAGATGGCATCACTGCTGCCAACCCTCAGAAAATGGGGCAGCGTTTGTTAGTGGATAATGTTCGTATATTAAGTTTTTAA
- a CDS encoding DM13 domain-containing protein, translating to MLRWIFLSGTHLAMLAIGFALGVYFLPILTAPPSLDKGMLTQTAKSALFKTEFKRDLRGSDFLHWGEGKVSLTDKKIVHEGKLAPGPDYKVYLAKTFVEDEAEFLKIKSDTKQIGDVKTFDGFLVTIPEGINVADYSTVIVWCEAFGEFITAAKYK from the coding sequence ATGTTACGTTGGATTTTCTTATCTGGGACACATTTGGCAATGCTTGCAATTGGCTTTGCTTTGGGGGTTTATTTCCTACCGATTTTAACGGCGCCGCCCAGTTTAGACAAAGGTATGCTGACACAAACTGCGAAATCAGCACTTTTTAAAACCGAATTTAAACGTGACTTAAGGGGAAGTGACTTTCTTCATTGGGGAGAGGGTAAAGTTAGCCTTACAGACAAAAAGATAGTTCATGAAGGCAAACTCGCTCCGGGACCTGATTATAAAGTTTATCTAGCCAAAACATTTGTTGAAGATGAAGCTGAGTTCTTAAAAATCAAAAGTGATACAAAACAAATTGGTGATGTAAAAACCTTTGATGGATTTCTTGTGACCATACCTGAGGGAATAAATGTTGCTGACTATTCTACTGTAATTGTTTGGTGCGAAGCTTTTGGTGAATTTATCACAGCGGCTAAATATAAATAA
- a CDS encoding TRAP transporter permease, giving the protein MSSIEIGLFVSAGLLLMVLIGVRVAFAAALSGLIGLVWIFWAKKGYAGEEFGWALTVATKIAGQVPHSKISSQALSLIPTFILIGYLAYYAGLTKALFEAAKRWIGWLPGGLAVSTVFSTAGFAAVSGASIATSAVFARVAIPEMLALGYDKRFAAGVVAAAGTLASLIPPSAILVIYAIIVEQNVGALLLAGFLPGLFSAVLYGGLVVCMAMMFKDFGPPVKGFTWKQKFASLPGALPILFVVTIIIFFIYNPFGGDAWGTPTEGGALGAFVVFVMALYKGMRWPQLKDSLLETAKLSVMIFSIIWGVLIYVRFLGFADLPGVFADWVQGLDQSPLLTLVLILCAYAVLGMFMDAIGMMLLTLPVVFPAIIALNGGADVTAANSAFGMDSVSCAIWFGIIVVKMAELCLITPPIGLNCFVVAGVCPQVTVQDVFRGSAPFFIADALTIAGLIAFPQIVLFLPNLLLSG; this is encoded by the coding sequence ATGAGTTCAATTGAAATCGGTCTATTCGTATCTGCTGGCTTACTGCTTATGGTCCTCATTGGAGTAAGAGTTGCATTTGCAGCAGCTCTATCCGGCCTTATTGGGTTAGTGTGGATATTCTGGGCCAAGAAAGGCTATGCAGGAGAAGAATTTGGCTGGGCCTTAACGGTCGCCACAAAAATAGCAGGGCAAGTCCCTCATTCTAAAATTTCATCTCAAGCTCTATCTTTAATACCAACCTTTATCCTCATCGGTTATTTAGCGTATTACGCCGGGCTTACCAAAGCATTATTTGAAGCGGCAAAACGTTGGATCGGTTGGCTTCCTGGCGGTTTGGCAGTGTCCACTGTCTTCTCAACAGCTGGTTTTGCAGCTGTGTCCGGTGCTTCAATCGCAACTTCGGCCGTGTTTGCAAGAGTGGCCATTCCAGAAATGTTGGCCCTTGGATATGATAAACGATTTGCCGCTGGCGTTGTTGCAGCAGCAGGCACTCTAGCCTCACTTATTCCTCCATCCGCAATTTTGGTGATCTACGCAATTATTGTTGAGCAAAATGTGGGAGCGTTGCTTTTAGCCGGTTTTTTACCGGGGCTGTTTTCAGCCGTTCTGTATGGTGGGCTGGTTGTCTGCATGGCCATGATGTTTAAAGATTTCGGCCCCCCCGTAAAGGGCTTTACTTGGAAACAAAAATTCGCATCACTTCCAGGTGCACTCCCAATCTTGTTTGTCGTCACAATCATTATCTTCTTTATTTATAACCCCTTTGGCGGCGACGCTTGGGGGACACCGACAGAAGGCGGTGCGCTTGGCGCTTTTGTTGTGTTTGTTATGGCTCTTTATAAAGGCATGCGATGGCCTCAATTAAAAGATAGCTTGCTAGAAACAGCAAAACTCTCTGTGATGATTTTCTCAATCATTTGGGGCGTGTTGATTTATGTTCGCTTTTTAGGCTTTGCAGACCTCCCGGGTGTTTTTGCTGACTGGGTTCAGGGCCTTGATCAAAGCCCTCTCTTAACGTTGGTTTTAATACTCTGCGCCTATGCGGTTTTAGGGATGTTCATGGATGCCATTGGTATGATGCTTTTGACATTACCTGTGGTTTTTCCAGCGATCATTGCGTTAAATGGCGGAGCTGATGTTACTGCCGCCAATAGTGCCTTTGGTATGGATAGTGTGAGTTGCGCCATATGGTTTGGCATCATCGTTGTAAAAATGGCAGAGCTCTGTTTAATTACCCCGCCCATTGGATTAAACTGTTTTGTCGTAGCTGGTGTTTGCCCACAAGTCACCGTACAAGATGTCTTTCGGGGCTCCGCCCCGTTCTTCATTGCTGACGCCCTTACAATTGCAGGCTTAATCGCATTCCCGCAAATTGTCTTGTTCCTACCCAACCTGCTTTTAAGTGGCTGA
- a CDS encoding Crp/Fnr family transcriptional regulator codes for MKALNETDARLDHIPDCLKGSTIVSLPKGTRVFQSGDVCEQFFYLLKGVVRVDLISLSGKAIMLYRVGSDQTCVLNTSCLLSGNDYCAEAHIEEDVEACIISHSEFEAKLNHSAEFRRLVFLSFSERLASMMSKIEEVAFVPIDTRLAARVLQLQTTSPMIKVTHDELATDLGTAREVISRKLAQWEKLGMIERGRGILKILNEKQLQNLAIGEN; via the coding sequence ATGAAAGCCCTGAATGAGACTGATGCTAGATTAGATCATATCCCGGATTGTTTAAAAGGGTCTACCATTGTCTCCTTGCCAAAAGGAACACGGGTCTTTCAATCTGGCGATGTCTGTGAACAATTCTTTTATCTACTAAAAGGAGTGGTTCGGGTTGATCTCATATCGCTCAGCGGTAAAGCGATTATGCTTTACCGCGTTGGCTCAGACCAAACATGCGTCTTAAACACGTCATGCCTTTTAAGTGGCAATGACTATTGCGCAGAAGCTCATATAGAAGAAGATGTTGAAGCCTGTATCATTTCTCATAGCGAATTTGAAGCAAAGCTCAATCACTCGGCTGAGTTTCGCCGCTTGGTTTTTCTTTCTTTTTCTGAGCGCTTGGCATCAATGATGAGCAAGATTGAAGAAGTGGCTTTTGTTCCAATTGATACAAGGTTAGCAGCAAGAGTTCTTCAACTACAAACTACATCGCCGATGATCAAAGTAACACATGATGAACTGGCAACAGATCTTGGAACAGCCCGTGAAGTCATCAGTAGGAAATTGGCGCAATGGGAAAAGCTTGGAATGATTGAACGTGGGCGGGGCATACTAAAAATATTAAATGAGAAACAGTTACAGAACTTGGCGATCGGAGAAAATTAA
- a CDS encoding TonB-dependent receptor yields the protein MCKKSILLSTISVLALLSSPAFADENVTLDAIVVTTTKEAKPVSELSETISVVTEKDIKFVSPAHPSDVTNRKAGVYVNDLGGEGHMTSIRQPLTTGAVYLFLEDGIPTRPTGLFNHNALYEINVPQADRVEITKGPGSALYGSDAIGGIINVITPPSPDEREIYINPEFGSFGFKRMLASVGSPIGLNSGFRANINLTDNNGWRDESSFSRYATSGRFDAKINEDLKIKSIFSYTHVDQSGVSGLEEDDYLNNPKKNLYHNDVGRRELDAIRFSTEFAYEPDDNNLLTITPFMRHNELKLMPSWMLTYDPNDRDYEFQSFGMNTKYRHKLNNLNAEIIAGVDFDYTTSQYKEKRLSVEKGGELFVNTTETDRVNYDYDADMLAVSPYIHGEWQALSQLRFSAGLRYDYFRVDYTDNLDASVAQQQFGFGGFNHLRPESQTISYDSLSPKFGAVWNVSPDLDLFANYRHSFRAPSVGRIFRPGSSQDTDELKPVHSDSFEIGTRGKLADWLNYNVTLYHMMVQDDIVSYIDNVSGDRKISNAGETEHQGIEIELKGQLTDEWSYTSAFSYTNQEYKDFTAVFGFPASQINFAGNDIGKAPKTLGNLAIQYRPSFVSGLMIEAEWVHVGDYYTDETNTNKYQGHDLFNLRASLEISEKFELYGRVMNITDERYSTYTSNQVGDSDVSYRPGLPRRFYVGFRSKF from the coding sequence ATGTGTAAAAAATCTATTCTTTTGAGTACTATTTCTGTGCTTGCTCTTCTCAGCTCTCCTGCTTTTGCAGACGAGAATGTGACGCTTGATGCGATTGTTGTGACCACAACTAAAGAAGCTAAACCCGTGAGTGAACTTTCTGAGACCATTAGTGTTGTCACAGAGAAAGACATTAAATTTGTAAGCCCTGCTCACCCCTCTGATGTCACAAATAGAAAAGCTGGCGTTTATGTTAATGACTTGGGCGGTGAAGGTCATATGACGTCTATTCGCCAACCATTAACCACCGGCGCCGTCTATTTATTTTTAGAAGATGGTATTCCAACGCGTCCAACTGGTCTCTTTAACCATAATGCTCTTTATGAAATAAACGTTCCGCAAGCTGACCGTGTGGAAATCACTAAAGGACCTGGTTCAGCGCTTTATGGAAGTGATGCTATTGGTGGCATTATCAACGTTATCACACCACCGAGCCCTGATGAGAGAGAGATCTATATTAACCCTGAATTTGGTTCATTTGGCTTTAAAAGAATGCTTGCTTCAGTTGGCTCCCCTATCGGTCTTAACTCAGGCTTTCGAGCCAATATCAACTTAACTGATAATAATGGCTGGCGAGATGAGAGCTCATTTAGCCGTTATGCAACAAGTGGGCGCTTTGATGCCAAGATCAATGAAGATTTGAAAATTAAATCAATTTTCTCATACACCCATGTTGATCAAAGTGGTGTTTCTGGCCTTGAAGAAGATGATTATCTGAACAATCCTAAGAAAAACCTTTATCACAATGATGTTGGCCGCAGAGAGTTAGATGCCATTCGTTTTTCTACAGAATTTGCTTATGAACCAGATGATAATAATCTTCTTACGATTACGCCGTTCATGCGCCACAATGAATTGAAACTTATGCCGAGCTGGATGCTTACATATGACCCGAATGATAGAGATTATGAGTTTCAATCATTTGGTATGAACACGAAATACCGGCATAAACTCAACAACCTAAATGCTGAAATCATTGCTGGTGTTGATTTTGATTACACGACTTCACAATATAAAGAAAAGCGCCTGTCAGTTGAAAAAGGCGGGGAACTATTTGTAAACACGACAGAGACAGACCGAGTGAATTATGATTATGATGCCGACATGCTGGCGGTTTCTCCCTACATTCATGGTGAGTGGCAAGCCCTTTCTCAATTGAGATTTTCAGCTGGCCTTCGCTATGATTATTTTCGTGTTGATTACACTGACAACCTCGATGCCTCTGTTGCGCAACAACAATTTGGTTTTGGTGGCTTTAATCATCTGCGCCCAGAAAGTCAGACTATTTCTTATGATAGCCTAAGCCCTAAATTTGGTGCTGTATGGAATGTTTCGCCAGACCTTGATCTTTTTGCGAATTACCGTCACTCATTTCGCGCCCCCTCTGTTGGGAGGATCTTTCGCCCTGGCTCTAGCCAAGATACGGATGAGTTAAAGCCGGTTCATTCTGACAGTTTTGAAATTGGTACACGCGGAAAATTGGCTGATTGGCTGAACTACAATGTGACCCTTTATCATATGATGGTCCAAGACGACATTGTTAGCTATATCGATAATGTTTCTGGAGACAGAAAAATTTCAAATGCTGGTGAGACAGAACACCAAGGCATTGAAATTGAGCTCAAAGGCCAGCTCACGGATGAGTGGAGCTATACCTCTGCTTTTAGTTATACCAATCAGGAATATAAAGATTTCACGGCTGTGTTTGGCTTCCCTGCTTCTCAGATTAACTTTGCCGGGAATGATATTGGCAAAGCTCCTAAAACATTAGGAAACCTTGCTATTCAATATCGCCCCTCATTTGTTAGTGGCCTGATGATTGAAGCCGAATGGGTTCATGTTGGTGACTATTACACTGACGAAACCAACACGAACAAATATCAAGGACACGACCTTTTTAACCTAAGAGCTAGTCTGGAAATTTCTGAAAAATTTGAGCTTTATGGCCGCGTTATGAACATCACTGATGAACGCTACTCGACTTACACAAGCAATCAGGTTGGTGACTCAGATGTTTCTTACCGCCCTGGCTTGCCGCGTCGTTTCTATGTTGGATTTAGATCTAAATTCTAA
- a CDS encoding zinc-binding alcohol dehydrogenase family protein encodes MKAVGFTHYLPIEDPNSFLDLDIETPVPLNEDILVEVKAISVNPVDTKVRAPKDIVEESPRIIGYDASGIVKAVGSDVTLFKEGDEVYYAGDISRSGTNQEFHLVDQKIVGFKPKSLSFAEAAALPLTTITAYESFFDRLKIDPNGAHAGQTILIIGAGGGVGSIGIQLAKLAELKVIATASRSETTNWVKELGADYVINHRENMIEQVRNLGLYHVDHIAIFNDMRHWETAVELIRPQGGIVTIDDTELPMPMAGMKAKAASLHWEYMFARSMHQTEDMIEQHKLLSNISEKIDAGTIRTTVTDVLSPINAKSIREAHRLIETGQAKGKIVIEGF; translated from the coding sequence ATGAAAGCTGTTGGATTTACACATTATCTCCCCATTGAAGACCCGAATTCATTTCTCGATCTGGATATTGAAACTCCTGTTCCTTTGAATGAAGATATTCTGGTTGAGGTCAAAGCTATTTCTGTTAATCCGGTAGACACAAAAGTCCGTGCGCCTAAAGATATTGTCGAAGAGAGCCCTCGTATTATTGGTTATGATGCTTCCGGGATTGTTAAAGCAGTTGGCTCTGATGTCACCCTTTTTAAAGAGGGGGATGAGGTTTATTATGCAGGAGATATTTCGCGCTCTGGCACAAACCAGGAATTTCACTTAGTTGATCAAAAAATTGTGGGATTTAAACCCAAATCTCTTTCATTTGCTGAAGCGGCAGCTTTACCCCTCACAACAATTACCGCATATGAATCCTTTTTTGACAGACTTAAAATTGATCCAAACGGCGCACATGCTGGCCAGACCATTTTGATCATTGGTGCTGGTGGTGGTGTTGGCTCGATTGGCATTCAGCTTGCTAAATTGGCGGAACTAAAAGTTATTGCGACTGCATCGCGTTCTGAAACTACAAATTGGGTTAAAGAACTTGGCGCTGATTATGTGATCAATCACAGAGAGAATATGATTGAGCAAGTACGAAATCTTGGTCTTTATCATGTTGACCACATTGCGATTTTTAATGATATGCGTCATTGGGAAACAGCAGTTGAGCTTATTCGCCCGCAAGGGGGGATTGTGACCATTGATGACACTGAGTTACCTATGCCTATGGCTGGTATGAAAGCGAAAGCGGCGAGTTTACATTGGGAGTATATGTTTGCCCGGTCTATGCACCAAACAGAAGATATGATTGAGCAGCATAAGTTATTATCTAACATCTCAGAGAAAATTGATGCTGGTACTATTCGTACAACGGTTACGGATGTTTTATCTCCGATTAATGCTAAGTCCATTCGTGAGGCACACAGATTGATAGAAACGGGGCAAGCCAAAGGTAAAATCGTTATTGAAGGATTTTGA
- a CDS encoding LysR family transcriptional regulator: protein MSLDIKSVEFFVRVAALGAIGKAGMEFGYSPTAASQRIQNLEQALGAKLLNRTTRSVSLTRDGELFLSHAKKIVADVEDALTDLQGTGKIIKGELRVTASASFGRRYIAPYIGEFLKEHPEVSIQLELSDSMFDIVRHGFDLALRIGVLEPSTLRAKKIAESPRLLVASKEYVKKYGTPKKAEDLISHNCLLLGEMRTWQIKDKIGKLSEIKVSGNFSTNYGEAITEAALSGIGIALKSKWDVLEQLKSGELVEILPNHKLEPEWGIWAVRPPGKLMSARVRIFIDYIEAKLAKALK from the coding sequence ATGAGCTTGGATATAAAATCAGTTGAATTCTTCGTCCGTGTTGCCGCGCTGGGTGCAATCGGCAAAGCAGGTATGGAGTTTGGCTATTCACCAACGGCTGCCTCACAGAGAATTCAAAACCTGGAACAAGCGCTGGGGGCAAAATTACTCAATAGAACGACACGTTCAGTATCACTTACCAGAGATGGAGAGTTGTTTTTAAGTCATGCCAAAAAGATTGTAGCAGATGTTGAAGACGCCCTAACAGATCTACAAGGCACAGGTAAAATCATAAAAGGAGAGCTTCGTGTCACAGCCTCAGCTTCGTTTGGACGGCGGTATATTGCACCCTACATCGGAGAATTTTTAAAGGAACACCCAGAAGTCTCAATCCAACTAGAATTAAGCGATAGCATGTTTGATATCGTACGTCACGGGTTCGACTTGGCCCTGCGCATCGGTGTGTTAGAGCCCTCAACATTACGGGCAAAAAAAATAGCTGAAAGCCCAAGATTACTGGTGGCTTCAAAAGAGTACGTAAAAAAATATGGCACCCCAAAAAAAGCTGAAGACTTAATTTCACATAATTGCCTGTTATTAGGAGAAATGCGCACTTGGCAAATAAAAGATAAAATAGGAAAGCTAAGTGAAATAAAAGTCTCCGGTAATTTTTCCACCAACTACGGAGAAGCAATTACTGAAGCGGCATTATCTGGAATTGGTATCGCATTAAAATCAAAATGGGATGTGCTTGAGCAATTAAAAAGCGGTGAACTTGTTGAGATCTTGCCAAATCATAAGTTAGAACCTGAGTGGGGCATATGGGCTGTACGCCCCCCAGGAAAGCTCATGTCAGCAAGAGTTCGCATTTTTATAGACTACATAGAAGCAAAGCTAGCAAAGGCCTTGAAGTGA
- a CDS encoding C4-dicarboxylate TRAP transporter substrate-binding protein, whose protein sequence is MKRSIMKTVVAGVITCTFVAEAMATEWNVSLWGKRRAFTEHVEKLAELVEKKTDGKFKLQISYGGLSKNKENLDGISIGAFEMAQFCAGYHADKNPSITVLELPFLGVKSLEQEVKISKAVYNHPAVKKDLARWSATLLMPSPLPQYNVLGVGKKPNGLEDFKGLTVRATGGIGRAMKAVGAVPTSMSASEVRQALDSGVIKAVAFAPHAHMAFGTVEKGKWWTTNLNPGTVNCPVVVNTDALNKLSKSEKEALLGSVDEALDHYISTYNKKTMATWGPKLESKKIEKVTFSKDAIAAFKKKVAAPAANAWIEQNKKRGLPAKELYDLVVSEIKKTN, encoded by the coding sequence ATGAAAAGATCAATTATGAAAACGGTTGTAGCTGGAGTAATAACCTGCACATTCGTTGCTGAAGCGATGGCAACCGAATGGAATGTCTCACTCTGGGGCAAAAGAAGAGCATTTACAGAGCATGTGGAAAAATTAGCTGAACTGGTTGAAAAGAAAACCGACGGCAAATTCAAACTGCAAATTTCCTATGGCGGCCTTTCAAAAAATAAAGAAAATTTAGATGGTATCTCAATTGGCGCATTTGAAATGGCACAATTTTGCGCAGGTTACCATGCAGATAAAAACCCATCTATCACAGTTTTAGAGCTTCCATTCTTGGGTGTTAAATCATTAGAGCAGGAAGTTAAAATTTCAAAAGCTGTTTATAATCACCCTGCAGTTAAAAAAGATTTGGCCAGATGGAGTGCAACGCTTCTCATGCCATCACCACTGCCTCAATATAATGTTCTCGGTGTTGGAAAAAAACCAAATGGACTTGAAGATTTCAAAGGCCTGACAGTGCGCGCAACCGGTGGCATTGGCCGTGCAATGAAAGCGGTTGGTGCTGTGCCGACGTCTATGTCAGCGTCAGAAGTTCGCCAGGCTTTAGATAGCGGCGTCATTAAAGCTGTTGCCTTCGCACCTCATGCCCACATGGCTTTTGGAACAGTTGAAAAAGGAAAATGGTGGACAACGAACCTCAATCCCGGCACCGTTAATTGCCCTGTTGTTGTAAATACGGACGCTTTAAATAAACTGAGCAAATCAGAAAAAGAAGCGCTATTAGGCTCAGTTGATGAAGCTCTTGATCATTATATCTCCACTTACAACAAAAAAACGATGGCAACATGGGGACCAAAACTAGAGAGCAAAAAAATTGAGAAAGTCACCTTTAGTAAAGATGCTATTGCAGCGTTTAAGAAAAAAGTTGCCGCTCCAGCAGCAAATGCCTGGATTGAACAAAACAAAAAACGCGGGCTGCCAGCAAAAGAACTATATGATCTGGTCGTAAGTGAAATTAAAAAAACGAACTAA
- a CDS encoding aldolase/citrate lyase family protein, with product MEDLIRQKISFQQPLIMSWHGLGSPLSIEIAGKAGYHAALLDHQHGLGGIDELMSCILATDNAQLPSFVRTGWIDPYLITQALDAGAQGIVCPMINTADEARALVEATKYPPLGSRSFGAYRAQLIHGPEYIERANDWTITCAQIETKMAVDNLNQILKIRGLDMILVGPNDLALSLSEGSSRDIRDEAVLNALPQILQACRDNDVIAGIYANDAEYGKTLIKMGWDIIGLGYDIEHIASGMTKNLEAIKAL from the coding sequence ATGGAAGACCTTATTCGTCAAAAAATTTCATTTCAACAACCTCTCATCATGTCGTGGCATGGACTTGGCTCGCCTCTTTCTATTGAAATAGCAGGTAAGGCTGGTTACCACGCAGCATTACTTGATCATCAACATGGCTTAGGGGGGATTGATGAATTGATGTCATGCATTTTAGCTACTGATAACGCTCAGCTTCCTTCATTTGTTCGAACTGGGTGGATTGATCCCTACTTGATCACACAAGCTCTTGATGCTGGTGCGCAAGGTATCGTTTGTCCGATGATCAATACAGCCGATGAAGCTAGGGCTCTTGTGGAGGCTACTAAATACCCCCCACTTGGATCACGCAGTTTTGGTGCTTATCGTGCCCAACTGATCCATGGCCCAGAATATATAGAAAGAGCGAATGATTGGACCATTACTTGCGCACAAATTGAAACTAAAATGGCAGTAGATAATTTAAACCAAATTTTAAAAATTCGTGGACTTGATATGATATTGGTTGGCCCGAATGACCTTGCCTTGTCCCTTTCCGAAGGCTCCTCCAGAGACATAAGAGATGAAGCGGTTTTGAATGCTTTACCTCAAATTTTACAAGCATGTCGTGATAATGACGTCATTGCCGGGATCTACGCAAATGATGCTGAGTATGGCAAAACTCTAATTAAAATGGGATGGGATATTATCGGACTTGGTTATGACATTGAGCATATAGCAAGCGGTATGACGAAAAATTTAGAAGCAATAAAAGCACTCTGA